One Egicoccus halophilus genomic region harbors:
- a CDS encoding enoyl-CoA hydratase: protein MSRLTVRPAAHGVVVLTLDAPDRRNALDLPTMQDLVARLRAADGDDEVRAIVLTGADPAFCAGLDLAAVSAGELVLEEVESLDADPWKTLQELSTPTIAAVNGPAVTGGLELALCCDLAVASPQARFADTHARVGIHPSGGLSVLLPRFVGLRTALGMSLTGRFVAADEALALGLVNAVVEHDELLRTALSLGEAIGETDPVVVRTLLQTYRQLSGVPLADALAQERRRGRSLTVDAEAVERRRAAVIERGRRQL from the coding sequence ATGTCGCGACTCACCGTCCGTCCCGCCGCGCACGGGGTCGTCGTCCTCACGTTGGACGCCCCCGACCGGCGCAACGCCCTGGACCTGCCCACGATGCAGGACCTGGTCGCGCGGTTGCGGGCCGCCGACGGCGACGACGAGGTCCGCGCCATCGTGCTGACCGGCGCGGACCCGGCCTTCTGCGCGGGGCTGGACCTCGCCGCGGTGAGTGCCGGCGAGCTGGTGCTCGAGGAGGTCGAGTCGCTCGACGCCGACCCGTGGAAGACCCTGCAGGAGTTGTCGACCCCGACGATCGCGGCCGTGAACGGGCCCGCGGTCACCGGCGGGCTGGAACTGGCGCTGTGCTGCGACCTCGCGGTCGCCTCGCCGCAGGCCCGCTTCGCCGACACCCACGCCCGGGTCGGCATCCACCCCTCCGGTGGCCTGTCGGTGCTGCTGCCGCGCTTCGTCGGCCTGCGTACGGCGCTGGGCATGAGCCTGACCGGACGCTTCGTCGCCGCCGACGAGGCGCTGGCACTCGGGCTCGTGAACGCGGTCGTCGAACACGACGAGCTGTTGCGAACCGCGCTGTCGCTCGGCGAGGCGATCGGGGAGACCGACCCGGTCGTCGTGCGCACGCTGCTGCAGACCTACCGGCAACTGTCCGGTGTGCCGCTGGCCGACGCGCTCGCGCAGGAACGACGGCGAGGTCGTTCCCTGACGGTCGACGCCGAGGCGGTCGAGCGTCGCCGTGCCGCCGTGATCGAACGCGGCCGTCGCCAGCTGTAG
- a CDS encoding LCP family protein, with amino-acid sequence MPQTTTGRGDRTPGWGRRALWVVLGVLLLVAIGATVAIWSLDASIDRVGVDGLGESPPVGTGGDDATGVGDGEGTDASALTVLVLGSDSREVLTPEERVELGTGNAWGERTEVISLVRLAPEDEEIRMLSVPRDTLLERCDGTSGRINAAYTIGELDGRGGSTCVVETLSAWLDVRIDHVVKVDFRGFVDIVDALGGVSMYLEEPLQDDNANLDLRAGCVRLDGADALAFVRARHIDDDFGRMGRQQRFVTELRNELAAVGVFDDPARTYRVAEAVARSLELDDTLTLNRIQQLAREHRTTLQGGLEGQVVPGDIEVISEAAYVVVDEQRAHELVQWLLTGVDPAEPSSPAAGGGGSPIGDDTSGASDDGGDDVTAGAAQGLGTDSDEPAAPSPVERSAGCR; translated from the coding sequence GTGCCGCAGACGACGACGGGCCGCGGCGACCGCACGCCGGGCTGGGGCCGGCGTGCGCTGTGGGTCGTGCTCGGCGTCCTGCTCCTGGTGGCCATCGGGGCGACGGTGGCGATCTGGTCGCTGGACGCCTCCATCGACCGGGTCGGCGTCGACGGACTCGGCGAATCCCCACCGGTCGGGACCGGTGGGGACGACGCCACCGGCGTGGGTGACGGCGAGGGCACCGATGCGAGCGCGCTGACCGTGCTCGTGCTGGGATCGGACTCGCGCGAGGTGCTGACCCCCGAGGAACGGGTCGAGCTCGGGACCGGCAACGCCTGGGGGGAGCGCACCGAGGTGATCTCCCTGGTGCGCCTGGCACCCGAGGACGAGGAGATCCGCATGCTCAGCGTGCCGCGCGACACGCTGCTCGAGCGCTGCGACGGCACCAGCGGTCGGATCAACGCCGCGTACACGATCGGCGAGCTCGACGGTCGCGGTGGGTCGACCTGCGTGGTCGAGACCCTGTCGGCGTGGTTGGACGTGCGCATCGACCACGTCGTGAAGGTCGACTTCCGGGGGTTCGTGGACATCGTCGACGCCCTGGGCGGCGTGTCGATGTACCTCGAGGAGCCGCTGCAGGACGACAACGCCAACCTCGACCTGCGGGCCGGTTGCGTGCGCCTCGACGGTGCCGATGCGCTGGCCTTCGTCCGCGCGCGCCACATCGACGACGACTTCGGGCGCATGGGGCGCCAGCAGCGCTTCGTGACCGAGCTGCGCAACGAGCTCGCCGCGGTGGGCGTGTTCGACGACCCGGCCCGGACCTACCGCGTCGCCGAGGCGGTCGCCCGGTCGCTCGAACTGGACGACACGCTGACGCTCAACCGCATCCAACAGCTGGCCCGGGAGCACCGCACGACGCTGCAGGGCGGGCTCGAAGGGCAGGTCGTCCCCGGCGACATCGAGGTCATCAGCGAAGCCGCCTACGTGGTGGTCGACGAGCAACGCGCCCACGAGCTGGTGCAGTGGCTGTTGACCGGCGTCGATCCCGCGGAGCCGTCGTCGCCCGCGGCCGGCGGCGGTGGCTCGCCGATCGGTGACGACACCTCGGGTGCATCCGACGACGGGGGCGACGACGTGACCGCGGGCGCCGCGCAGGGCCTCGGCACCGACAGCGACGAGCCGGCGGCGCCGTCACCGGTCGAGCGAAGCGCCGGCTGCCGGTGA
- a CDS encoding FtsW/RodA/SpoVE family cell cycle protein: MSAATGTSRRTGEPRTGSSPRATEARLLAFAVVVTVFASMLLGWSQSPELPPSAVLTGVALTVVAIVAHLVVRATAPGADPTLLPLAFLLNGLGLVFVRRVDLAAGSDLATTQTVWTAVSVAAMCVVLVVVRNVRLLSRYQYTFGLLTLVLLVLPLVPGLSAGVINGAQLWIDVAGMRFQPGELAKLTMVVFLAGYLERKRALLSVSSQRIGPLLVPPPRHLAPVLVATFAALVVMAGLRDLGSALLLFGAFLAVLYVATGRAAYPALGLVAFAIGASIAYQLFAHVRVRVSIWLDPWSQVTDAGYQLAQSLFAIGTGGLTGAGLGGGRPQDVPFSATDAIFVVVGEELGLLGATALLVAFLLLVVRGYKISLTARDEFGTLLALGLTVTIALQTFVIVGGLTRVVPLTGITLPFVSYGGSSLLGNYVLIALLLRISDESRGRPGGRSSGRRRTIGRRRTDAAGAR; this comes from the coding sequence GTGAGCGCGGCGACCGGGACCTCCCGCCGGACCGGCGAGCCGCGCACCGGCTCCTCCCCGCGCGCGACCGAGGCCCGCCTGCTGGCCTTCGCCGTGGTGGTGACCGTGTTCGCCAGCATGCTGCTGGGGTGGTCGCAGTCCCCGGAACTGCCGCCCAGCGCCGTCCTCACCGGCGTCGCGTTGACCGTCGTCGCCATCGTCGCCCACCTCGTGGTGCGGGCGACGGCGCCGGGCGCCGATCCGACGCTGCTGCCGTTGGCGTTCCTGCTCAACGGCCTGGGCCTGGTGTTCGTCCGTCGCGTCGACCTGGCCGCCGGCAGCGACCTCGCGACCACGCAGACGGTGTGGACCGCGGTGTCGGTCGCGGCGATGTGTGTCGTGCTGGTCGTCGTGCGCAACGTGCGGCTGCTCTCGCGCTACCAGTACACGTTCGGTCTGCTCACCCTGGTGCTGCTGGTGCTGCCGCTGGTCCCCGGTCTGAGCGCCGGGGTGATCAACGGCGCCCAGCTGTGGATCGACGTGGCCGGGATGCGCTTCCAGCCCGGCGAACTGGCCAAGCTCACGATGGTGGTGTTCCTGGCCGGCTACCTCGAGCGCAAGCGGGCCCTGCTGTCGGTCAGCAGCCAACGGATCGGCCCGTTGCTCGTCCCCCCGCCACGACACCTCGCGCCGGTGCTCGTGGCGACCTTCGCGGCGCTGGTCGTGATGGCCGGACTCCGCGACCTCGGCTCCGCGCTGCTGCTGTTCGGCGCCTTCCTCGCGGTCCTCTACGTCGCGACCGGACGCGCCGCCTATCCGGCGCTGGGGTTGGTCGCCTTCGCGATCGGGGCCTCGATCGCCTACCAGCTGTTCGCGCACGTCCGTGTGCGCGTGTCGATCTGGCTCGACCCGTGGTCACAGGTGACCGACGCCGGCTACCAGCTCGCCCAGAGCCTGTTCGCGATCGGGACCGGCGGACTCACCGGTGCCGGCCTCGGCGGTGGACGTCCGCAGGACGTGCCGTTCAGCGCCACCGACGCGATCTTCGTGGTCGTCGGTGAGGAGCTGGGGCTGCTCGGTGCCACCGCACTCCTGGTCGCGTTCCTGCTCCTGGTCGTGCGCGGCTACAAGATCTCGCTCACCGCCCGCGACGAGTTCGGCACGCTGCTCGCCCTCGGGCTGACCGTCACGATCGCGCTGCAGACCTTCGTCATCGTCGGCGGGCTGACCCGCGTCGTGCCGTTGACCGGCATCACCCTGCCCTTCGTGTCCTACGGCGGCTCCTCGCTGCTGGGCAACTACGTCCTGATCGCGCTCCTGCTGCGCATCAGCGACGAGTCCCGTGGGCGCCCCGGCGGTCGCTCGTCCGGTCGTCGCCGTACCATCGGTCGCCGCAGGACGGACGCGGCGGGAGCGCGATGA
- a CDS encoding cation:proton antiporter, with amino-acid sequence MLEDLFPLTDAGAVFAVLLLLVLLGPMITRPLRLPDLVGLIGLGMVVGPNVLGVVSGEVLINALGFVGLLYLMFQGGLDLDLEGFVERRRASVVFGAVTFVLPMLVVTAAALALDVPFLAAVIIGSALTSHTPLSYPTIARYDLSRNPAVTASLGATLLATVAALLVLAVASAGAQGNEGVGYWLLFTGGMIGYLAFMLLAVPRLTRWFFRGLGQDREVRLTYLLSGMGLAAVLAGMIGIEPIVGAFLAGLAFNRFVPDGTVIADRVAFLGRSLFIPAFLISTGMMLDPVALVTDPTTITLGAVLVAAEVASKWGASSISGRWLGFSASERGLMFSLSVGQAAGALAAVVVGQELGLLGPPEVNAIILVIMVTALLAGVSADRHAPRITPPGTEGRSLGKRVVVPVSNPDTIESLVRVAGQIAAPDSGAVVAVNVLPFDAAPDQVRSNKALAARAERAALATGSEVNTSVRIDASIDGGVLHSIVEQDGTCLVMGWEGQTRRSGSLFGTVIDRCVAISPVPVLVCRPGLDEPTGRVVLVVTSDEIAFGHDRGLILAAEVVGRLTRQAEVSSLVISDLPEQELRERLEGHLRPSEVVTEPAVLRALASRVGEGDIVVAVTPPAASRLGRGAHRVAQAARGRTVVVVVPR; translated from the coding sequence GTGCTCGAGGACCTGTTCCCGCTGACCGACGCCGGCGCCGTCTTCGCGGTGCTGCTGCTGCTCGTGCTCCTCGGTCCCATGATCACGCGGCCGCTGCGGCTGCCCGACCTGGTGGGTCTGATCGGCCTGGGCATGGTCGTCGGGCCCAACGTCCTCGGCGTCGTCTCCGGCGAGGTCCTGATCAACGCGCTCGGCTTCGTCGGCCTGCTCTACCTGATGTTCCAGGGAGGGCTCGACCTCGACCTCGAGGGCTTCGTCGAGCGGCGGCGCGCCTCGGTGGTGTTCGGGGCGGTCACGTTCGTGCTGCCGATGCTGGTGGTCACCGCCGCGGCCCTGGCCCTCGACGTGCCGTTCCTCGCGGCGGTCATCATCGGCTCGGCGCTGACCAGCCACACGCCCCTGTCCTATCCGACGATCGCCCGCTACGACCTGTCGCGCAATCCGGCGGTGACCGCCAGCCTCGGTGCGACGTTGCTCGCGACCGTCGCGGCGCTGCTCGTGCTGGCGGTCGCCTCGGCCGGTGCGCAGGGAAACGAGGGCGTGGGCTACTGGCTGCTGTTCACCGGCGGCATGATCGGTTACCTGGCCTTCATGCTGCTGGCCGTCCCACGCCTGACGCGCTGGTTCTTCCGTGGGCTGGGGCAGGACCGTGAGGTCCGACTCACCTACCTGTTGTCGGGCATGGGCCTGGCGGCCGTGCTGGCCGGGATGATCGGCATCGAACCGATCGTGGGCGCCTTCCTCGCCGGGCTCGCGTTCAACCGGTTCGTCCCCGACGGCACGGTGATCGCCGACCGGGTCGCGTTCCTGGGGCGTTCGCTGTTCATCCCCGCGTTCCTCATCAGCACCGGGATGATGCTCGACCCGGTGGCGTTGGTGACCGACCCGACGACGATCACCCTGGGCGCCGTGCTGGTCGCCGCCGAGGTGGCCTCCAAGTGGGGCGCGTCGTCGATCTCCGGTCGCTGGCTCGGCTTCTCCGCCAGCGAACGCGGGCTGATGTTCTCGCTCAGCGTCGGGCAGGCGGCCGGGGCGCTCGCCGCCGTGGTCGTGGGCCAGGAGCTCGGCCTGCTCGGTCCGCCCGAGGTGAACGCGATCATCCTGGTCATCATGGTCACCGCCCTGCTGGCCGGCGTCAGTGCCGACCGGCACGCGCCCCGGATCACCCCGCCGGGCACCGAGGGCCGTTCGTTGGGCAAACGGGTGGTCGTGCCGGTCTCCAACCCCGACACGATCGAGTCGCTGGTGCGCGTCGCCGGACAGATCGCCGCGCCGGACTCGGGCGCCGTGGTCGCCGTCAACGTGCTGCCCTTCGACGCCGCACCCGACCAGGTGCGCAGCAACAAGGCGTTGGCGGCGCGCGCCGAGCGGGCCGCGCTGGCGACCGGGTCGGAGGTCAACACCAGCGTGCGGATCGACGCCTCGATCGACGGCGGCGTACTGCACAGCATCGTCGAGCAGGACGGCACCTGTCTCGTGATGGGTTGGGAGGGCCAGACACGTCGTAGCGGCTCGCTGTTCGGCACCGTCATCGACCGTTGTGTGGCCATCAGCCCGGTGCCGGTCCTGGTCTGCCGCCCCGGGCTGGACGAGCCGACGGGTCGCGTGGTGCTCGTGGTGACCTCCGACGAGATCGCGTTCGGGCACGACCGCGGCCTGATCCTCGCCGCCGAGGTGGTCGGTCGACTCACCCGGCAGGCGGAGGTCTCCTCGCTGGTCATCAGCGACCTTCCCGAACAGGAACTGCGCGAGCGCCTCGAGGGGCACCTGCGGCCCAGCGAGGTCGTCACCGAGCCGGCGGTGCTGCGGGCCCTGGCCAGTCGGGTCGGGGAGGGGGACATCGTCGTGGCGGTGACGCCACCGGCCGCCAGCCGGCTCGGTCGCGGCGCTCACCGGGTCGCGCAGGCCGCGCGCGGACGCACCGTCGTGGTGGTCGTACCCCGCTAG
- a CDS encoding Stp1/IreP family PP2C-type Ser/Thr phosphatase, with protein MRRMTASGGTHVGRVRQGNEDSYLVAESVFAVADGMGGHLAGEIASAKALEPVEALDGKVFADAGDAETALRRAVVAANDVVSQLAEDEPAYRGMGTTLTAAMIEGRRLHLAHVGDSRAYLWRGGRFEQLTDDHTLVQHLIDEGQITKQEAASHPQRSIITRAIGVAREVEVDSITIDVEPGDQVLLCSDGLTGVLDDEFIAQQLADDADADVVIERLIQAANARGGPDNITVVILRCDPDAPDDPGRARRGGAAADAGTAARGEPDSGERRRGGAPVTISTRDESGGGDWAGRLGNYGALGRDGSVAHGQGDEPERRGVAGRGLAVLLGVLVLAGIVFVGGRLLLSQQYFVGLDDEQVVIYQGVDVSIGTWDLARIVERTELTLADVPAWYQPALEDGIHAPDRNVARRIVAGAPRRGEAGDDQPGGATDTDTDTTDTDTTDAGTGDDAADPDGVGTQPADDQPADQP; from the coding sequence ATGAGACGGATGACCGCGTCCGGAGGGACGCACGTCGGGCGCGTCCGCCAGGGCAACGAGGACAGCTACCTCGTGGCCGAGAGCGTCTTCGCCGTCGCCGACGGCATGGGCGGTCACCTCGCCGGGGAGATCGCCTCGGCCAAGGCCCTCGAGCCCGTCGAGGCGCTCGACGGCAAGGTCTTCGCCGACGCCGGCGACGCGGAGACGGCGTTGCGCCGGGCCGTGGTCGCCGCCAACGACGTCGTGTCGCAGCTCGCCGAGGACGAGCCGGCCTACCGCGGCATGGGGACGACCCTGACCGCGGCGATGATCGAGGGCCGACGGTTGCACCTCGCCCACGTCGGCGACAGCCGGGCCTACCTGTGGCGCGGCGGTCGGTTCGAACAGCTGACCGACGACCACACGCTGGTGCAGCACCTGATCGATGAGGGGCAGATCACCAAGCAGGAGGCGGCCAGCCACCCACAGCGCTCGATCATCACCCGCGCGATCGGGGTGGCCCGTGAGGTCGAGGTCGACTCGATCACGATCGACGTGGAGCCGGGCGACCAGGTGCTGCTGTGCTCCGACGGGCTCACCGGCGTGCTCGACGACGAGTTCATCGCCCAGCAGCTCGCGGACGACGCGGACGCCGACGTGGTCATCGAGCGGCTCATCCAGGCGGCCAACGCCCGGGGCGGCCCGGACAACATCACCGTCGTCATCCTGCGCTGCGACCCCGACGCACCCGACGATCCCGGCCGAGCCAGACGTGGCGGCGCCGCGGCCGACGCCGGGACGGCGGCACGCGGCGAGCCGGACTCGGGGGAGCGTCGCCGCGGCGGCGCTCCCGTCACGATCAGCACCCGTGACGAGTCCGGCGGCGGTGACTGGGCCGGCCGGCTGGGCAACTACGGCGCGCTCGGCCGGGACGGCTCGGTGGCCCACGGCCAGGGGGACGAGCCCGAGCGGCGCGGCGTGGCCGGTCGGGGCCTGGCGGTGCTGCTCGGCGTGCTCGTACTGGCCGGGATCGTGTTCGTCGGCGGTCGACTGCTGCTGTCCCAGCAGTACTTCGTCGGCCTCGACGACGAGCAGGTGGTGATCTACCAGGGGGTCGACGTCTCGATCGGGACTTGGGACCTGGCCCGGATCGTCGAGCGCACCGAGCTGACCCTGGCCGACGTCCCGGCCTGGTACCAGCCTGCGCTCGAGGACGGCATCCACGCTCCCGACCGCAACGTCGCCCGACGGATCGTGGCCGGAGCACCCCGCCGCGGCGAGGCCGGCGACGACCAGCCGGGCGGCGCCACCGACACCGACACCGACACCACCGACACCGACACCACCGACGCGGGTACCGGCGACGACGCGGCCGATCCGGACGGTGTCGGCACCCAGCCCGCGGACGACCAACCGGCCGACCAACCGTGA
- a CDS encoding FhaA domain-containing protein — translation MGVLQDFERRLEGAVEGFFARAFRSGLQPVELAKALQRYAEDNQHVTADGVVVPNVYRIHVSGKDHDRLSSFGASLPRELAEVVVRTSGDRGWSLRGPVKVRIEADDGVRYGMYDLAGRVEVVDPAGPSGARLRGGSHAPTQRPPAAPSTPAGLGETQVVAPVPRTTLQVRIARGPGAGSAFPLTGRRLTVGRMSSCDVTLDDSTVSREHAALVRRGDGWWVIDLNSTNGTSVNGVHAAEQPVASGDRIELGDAVIELVEDRA, via the coding sequence ATGGGCGTGCTACAGGACTTCGAGCGACGCCTCGAAGGCGCCGTCGAGGGCTTCTTCGCGCGTGCCTTCCGGTCCGGTCTCCAGCCGGTCGAGCTCGCCAAGGCGCTGCAACGCTACGCCGAGGACAACCAGCACGTCACCGCCGACGGCGTCGTGGTGCCCAACGTCTACCGCATCCACGTCAGCGGCAAGGACCACGACCGGCTGTCGTCGTTCGGGGCGTCTTTGCCACGCGAGCTCGCCGAGGTGGTCGTCCGCACCAGCGGCGACCGCGGTTGGTCGCTGCGCGGCCCGGTCAAGGTCCGTATCGAGGCCGACGACGGGGTCCGCTACGGCATGTACGACCTCGCCGGGCGGGTCGAGGTGGTCGACCCGGCCGGCCCGTCGGGCGCACGGCTGCGCGGCGGCTCGCACGCGCCGACCCAGCGTCCCCCGGCCGCGCCGTCGACCCCGGCCGGGCTGGGCGAGACACAGGTCGTCGCCCCCGTCCCGCGTACGACCCTGCAGGTCCGCATTGCCCGCGGACCCGGTGCCGGGAGCGCCTTCCCGCTCACCGGCCGACGGCTCACGGTCGGCCGCATGAGCTCGTGTGACGTGACCCTGGACGACTCCACCGTGTCGCGGGAGCACGCTGCCCTGGTGCGTCGCGGGGACGGCTGGTGGGTCATCGACCTGAACTCGACCAACGGCACCAGCGTCAACGGCGTCCACGCGGCGGAACAGCCGGTCGCGTCCGGCGACCGGATCGAACTCGGCGACGCGGTGATCGAACTGGTGGAGGACCGGGCGTGA
- a CDS encoding undecaprenyl-diphosphate phosphatase — MSLFVAFVLGVVQGVFMFFPVSSTSHLVLTQTLLRSLGQDLPPPESAEMVLFDLLVHVGTLVSIAVVMGAGLRALGAGVVDDLTSGRLRAGGLREAVSTRLIALGLLTTAVTGVLGLLFVDQLTTGFGSPTAIAVALIGTGAMLWWTDKAGPGRLRAPDVGIGVAIAIGVAQFAALMPGLSRSGTTIFAALLVGMHRKLAARYSFFVAIPTILGASALQLRDVLDAGGLVAISWSAMAVGMLTAAVVGAGALWAVLRLLEQARFRIFSLYVWLLAGVILVTGFGAEAG; from the coding sequence ATGTCCCTGTTCGTCGCCTTCGTGCTCGGCGTCGTGCAGGGCGTCTTCATGTTCTTCCCGGTCTCCTCGACCAGCCACCTGGTCCTCACCCAGACCCTGTTGCGCAGTCTCGGACAGGACCTGCCGCCGCCCGAGAGCGCCGAGATGGTGCTGTTCGACCTGCTCGTGCACGTCGGCACGCTCGTGTCGATCGCGGTCGTCATGGGCGCCGGGTTGCGGGCACTGGGTGCCGGGGTCGTCGACGACCTCACCTCCGGTCGCCTGCGCGCCGGCGGCCTGCGTGAGGCGGTGTCCACCCGACTGATCGCGTTGGGGCTGCTCACGACCGCCGTCACCGGGGTGCTGGGGTTGCTGTTCGTCGACCAGCTCACGACCGGCTTCGGGTCGCCGACCGCGATCGCGGTGGCGTTGATCGGCACGGGCGCGATGCTGTGGTGGACCGACAAGGCCGGCCCCGGACGGCTGCGTGCGCCCGACGTCGGCATCGGCGTGGCGATCGCGATCGGGGTGGCGCAGTTCGCCGCGTTGATGCCCGGGCTGTCCCGCTCGGGGACGACGATCTTCGCCGCGCTGCTCGTCGGCATGCACCGCAAGCTCGCGGCCCGCTACTCGTTCTTCGTCGCCATCCCGACGATCCTGGGGGCGTCGGCCCTGCAACTGCGCGACGTGCTGGACGCCGGCGGCCTGGTCGCCATCAGCTGGTCGGCGATGGCGGTCGGCATGCTGACCGCCGCGGTGGTCGGTGCGGGGGCACTGTGGGCGGTGCTGCGTCTGCTCGAGCAGGCACGGTTCCGGATCTTCTCGCTGTACGTGTGGCTGCTCGCAGGGGTCATCCTGGTCACCGGGTTCGGGGCCGAGGCCGGCTGA
- a CDS encoding FHA domain-containing protein has protein sequence MTEALLTVLKFGLLLLLYLFLARTLRAVVVDLYGPRRTSPPTARPAAATPAPSPRKSRKTPREIVVHRPDGGSRTFGLGGHGVTMGRSSAAADVVVDDVYVSDEHAQILPDDGGWSVRDLGSTNGTYLNGAKVTRLTPLADGDQLRLGKTRIEVRR, from the coding sequence GTGACCGAGGCGCTGTTGACGGTCCTCAAGTTCGGTCTGCTGCTGCTGCTCTACCTGTTCCTGGCCCGCACCCTCCGGGCGGTCGTGGTCGACCTGTACGGCCCCCGTCGCACGTCGCCGCCCACGGCGCGCCCGGCTGCGGCCACGCCGGCACCCTCGCCGCGGAAATCCCGCAAGACCCCACGCGAGATCGTCGTCCACCGACCCGACGGCGGATCCCGCACGTTCGGACTCGGAGGGCATGGCGTGACGATGGGCCGCTCGTCGGCAGCAGCGGACGTGGTCGTCGATGACGTCTACGTCTCCGACGAGCATGCCCAGATCCTGCCCGACGACGGTGGGTGGTCCGTCCGGGACCTGGGCTCCACCAACGGCACCTACCTCAACGGCGCCAAGGTGACCCGGCTGACCCCCCTGGCCGACGGTGACCAGCTGCGTCTGGGCAAGACCCGTATCGAGGTCCGTCGATGA
- a CDS encoding TMEM165/GDT1 family protein, with translation MSNAAVLAFATVFLAELGDKSQLLALSLASRYRTALLVGAVATASALTMGLSVAIGTAVGTVLPARPLLLAAAALFAAFAVRTWREDPDDPDADGAEPGGHRGFLAVVAGIALAELGDKTMLTAIALAATSSAIAVWFGATLGMTLAGVLAVVIGRTLWKRLEPRTVRHVAAGLFAVMAVLLLVEGIRAG, from the coding sequence ATGTCCAACGCTGCCGTGCTGGCGTTCGCGACCGTCTTCCTCGCCGAGCTGGGCGACAAGTCCCAACTGCTGGCCCTGTCGCTCGCCTCGCGCTACCGGACCGCGCTGCTCGTCGGTGCCGTCGCGACCGCGTCGGCACTGACGATGGGACTGTCGGTCGCCATCGGCACCGCCGTGGGAACGGTTCTGCCGGCCCGTCCCCTGCTGCTGGCGGCGGCAGCGCTGTTCGCGGCGTTCGCCGTCCGGACCTGGCGCGAGGACCCGGACGATCCCGACGCCGACGGCGCCGAGCCGGGCGGACACCGCGGCTTCCTCGCGGTCGTGGCCGGGATCGCCCTCGCCGAGCTCGGGGACAAGACGATGCTGACGGCGATCGCCCTGGCGGCGACCTCGTCGGCGATCGCGGTGTGGTTCGGTGCCACGCTCGGCATGACGCTGGCGGGCGTGCTCGCCGTGGTGATCGGCCGCACGTTGTGGAAGCGGCTCGAGCCGCGCACCGTCCGGCACGTCGCCGCCGGACTGTTCGCGGTGATGGCCGTGCTCCTGCTCGTCGAGGGCATCCGGGCCGGCTGA
- a CDS encoding FluC/FEX family fluoride channel: protein MTPLVLLAGLAAVAGAGALGALVRHLVAAAGAARSPAARAVAVATCNLTGAALLAAVVGLERAGRLPTAAVLVIGTGFCGALTTFSTWVVDAVGAWDEGVRRPLVIALVDLLGQLVVGVLVAVVVLTRW, encoded by the coding sequence GTGACGCCGCTCGTCCTGCTCGCCGGTCTGGCCGCGGTGGCCGGCGCGGGCGCGCTCGGTGCGCTCGTGCGCCACCTCGTGGCCGCCGCGGGGGCGGCGCGCTCACCGGCCGCCCGAGCCGTCGCCGTCGCCACCTGCAACCTCACCGGTGCGGCACTGCTCGCCGCCGTGGTCGGGCTCGAGCGCGCCGGACGCCTGCCGACGGCGGCGGTCCTGGTGATCGGGACCGGCTTCTGTGGTGCGCTGACCACGTTCTCGACCTGGGTGGTCGACGCGGTCGGCGCCTGGGACGAGGGTGTCCGGCGCCCGCTCGTCATCGCCCTGGTGGATCTGCTCGGGCAGCTGGTCGTCGGGGTGCTGGTCGCCGTCGTGGTGCTCACCCGCTGGTGA
- a CDS encoding CrcB family protein, with amino-acid sequence MAVGGAVGSLLRAGAVLAVLSAVHSELVPLLVLNVTGTYLLARLVVGARHDPRRRARLPLLGTGLLGALTTFSGLVVPLALLLVDGAGPLALVWAASSLAGGVAAAAAGLRRGGT; translated from the coding sequence GTGGCCGTCGGGGGAGCCGTCGGGTCGTTGCTGCGGGCGGGTGCCGTCCTGGCCGTCCTGTCGGCCGTGCACAGCGAATTGGTGCCGCTGTTGGTGCTCAACGTGACCGGCACCTACCTGCTCGCCCGGCTCGTGGTGGGGGCACGCCACGATCCGCGACGACGTGCACGCCTGCCATTGCTCGGCACCGGGCTGCTGGGCGCGCTGACCACCTTCTCCGGCCTGGTCGTGCCGCTCGCCCTGCTGCTGGTCGACGGCGCCGGGCCGCTCGCGCTGGTCTGGGCCGCCAGCAGCCTGGCCGGTGGGGTGGCCGCGGCGGCCGCCGGCCTGCGTCGGGGTGGCACGTGA